One Bombus pyrosoma isolate SC7728 linkage group LG7, ASM1482585v1, whole genome shotgun sequence genomic window carries:
- the LOC122569004 gene encoding uncharacterized protein LOC122569004 isoform X2, with the protein MYSYMVEIQQRGIEFLRSVQKVGTSYRALGLAERSSSKLYSRPNIMYLLYIVVSSERNERNDARGIDDGKVPADVVRGDPISTRGFISDRSIRRPFQDADFVEGMKERP; encoded by the coding sequence ATGTACTCATATATGGTAGAGATCCAGCAGCGAGGTATAGAGTTCCTACGTAGTGTTCAGAAAGTAGGAACTTCATACCGTGCTCTTGGACTTGCCGAAAGATCGTCGAGCAAATTGTATAGCCGGCCGAATATCATGTACTTGCTATATATCGTGGTGTCGAGTGAGAGAAATGAACGAAACGATGCGCGGGGGATCGATGATGGAAAAGTACCGGCGGACGTAGTCAGAGGAGACCCGATAAGCACCCGGGGATTTATCAGCGATCGTTCCATCAGACGACCGTTCCAGGATGCTGATTTTGTCGAA